The Oscillospiraceae bacterium nucleotide sequence TCCAATACCCAGGCCGTCAGAGCCGTGTTCGTTATCGATCCGAAGGGTATTATTCGCCTGATTCTCTACTACCCGCTGACGACAGGTCGCAACTTCGACGAGATCAAACGCGTCATTCAGGCATTGCAAAAATCGGATAAAGACGGCGTGGCAACCCCCGCCGACTGGCGTCCGGGCGACGATACCATCGTCCCGACCGCGGGTTCCTGCGGTACCGCCAAGGAGCGTATGGAGAGCAAGAGCGACGACACCTACTGCCTTGACTGGTTCATGTGCTTCAAGAAAGAGAAAAAATAAAAGTTCGGAGGGTTTGCTATGCCTGAATTCGGAAAACCGTTTGCGGGACTTGCAAAAGACCGCAAACTGACAAAACCGGAACTGATCCGCGCCATCCGCTTTATGGTGGCTGCGGAATACGAAGCGATCCAGTTGTATATGCAGCTGGCCGAATCGACAGACGATAAATTGGCGATCGAGGTTTTGGAGGATATCGCAAACGAGGAGCGCGTGCATGCGGGCGAATTTTTGCGGCTTCTGAAAGAACTCGCACCCGACGAGGAGAAATTCTATGCCGAGGGCGCCGACGAGGTCGAAGAGGAAATCGAAAAACTGAAAAAGTAATTTTTCACAGAGAGAAGCGGCGAAGGAAATTTCCTTCGCCGCTTTTTTATTGCGTGTTTCGATACAGGGTCATCAGTCGTGTTTGATGGTTCTTACGGCGGTAATCAATGTTTCGAGAATCAATGCGACGAACACAATGCATACGAGCAGGACGTTGAGATTTTGAAGCGGCCATGAGATGAAATGAATATCTCCGAAAGAGATTAATTGTCCGATGTTTGCGATAAAGTCGGGATTCATGAGGTTTTGGTTCAGGAATACGATGGGGAACGCAATCAAAGTCACGGTGTTTGCCACGGCGGTGACGATTGCAAGCCGGGGGGTGTATTGTCCGTCCACCAGTTTAATCGCCCCTTTGATGAGAGCAAAGACCGACCACAGCAGAATCAAAAACCAAAATCCGCGCAGCACTTCGGCGTTAAATACCGGAACCCAGCCGACGTCTTGCAGCCACGCGCCTAAAATCTGCGGGAATCCGATCAAAACCACCGCAGCGAAAAGCGCCCATATCATGTCGAAAACGG carries:
- a CDS encoding ferritin family protein, with product MPEFGKPFAGLAKDRKLTKPELIRAIRFMVAAEYEAIQLYMQLAESTDDKLAIEVLEDIANEERVHAGEFLRLLKELAPDEEKFYAEGADEVEEEIEKLKK